In Candidatus Methanomethylicota archaeon, the DNA window GTTTATTTGAGCTATTTTCTTATTTAAATTTTTATAGTAATATTTCGGTAGTAATTGATCTGCTTTTGAAGTATGTTTTTCCACCGAAGTCTATTTACATCATATTTTACCACATATTTTTATGAAACCACAATTTTTACATTTTTTATAATTACCTCTTGGAAGTTTTTCTTTTTCAATTATTGATTTTATTCTTGAAACTGTCCATTGAACATGTTTTTTTAAATCTTCTGTTAATGGTATTTCAAATGTTTTACCATCTTTTACATACTTTATTATAATCTTTCTGACAATTTTTCCAATTTTTTCTTCTGCTAACATAGCATATGCTACTGCTTGATAAACATGACTAGGATATGGCTTTTTAGGAGATTTCATGAATTTATTTTCTACTATAACTAATCCATTATTTATTTCATATACTTCATCAACTATACCATATAACCCAAGTTTTTCTGATGTTATTAATAGTCTACTCCAAACTGATTTAGCTTGTTCTTTTCTTTCACCAGCAACACTTTTCCTACGTTTTGCTTTTTTCTCTTCTAATAAATGGAATTCTTTTCCTTCAATCATGCTTTCAGTTAATCTTTCACTATAGCCTAAAACACCTAAGTAATAAATTATTCTTGGACAGAAGTAATACTGTTTAATCCATGTAACTGGTATAAGATGTATAAGTTCATCTTCAGACAATTTTTACTTCCCTCTTATACTATTAATTCATCTTTTGCATATTCCTCAAAGGGTTTTCCTAAAACTTCTCTTAGAGCTAAATCAGCTTTACATATGACAAATACTTGAATATTTCCATCAGCATCTCCAAGTATTCTTCTTAACACTGTTATCAATTCTTTTCTGCGCATACTTGTTAAGTATCCTAGAAATGTACTTCTTTGAATTCTAGTTAATCCAAATCTTTTACATGTATCACTTATCTTAAGTCTAATATCATCATTGCTTATATCATATACAACAAGTGTTTGCAATTTTTCATCACCTTAATGTAAATGGTATATAATTGTTTTCTCTTCCAAGAATAAAATTAGCAAGTCTCTTTGGTTGTAGAAAAATATGACTTGATAATGGTAAAGATCTTCCATGAAAAGTTAGAGTCTCAGATAATCTTTCAGAAAAAGCTTTTACAATTTGAAATCGAAAATCTCTTTTTAGTCTTCTTTCTTCAATTATTGATTTTGAATCTTTAATACTTGAAATTAATCTTAAAACTACTCTATCAACAATGGGTTGTCTAAATTCTTCCATAATATCCATTACAAGTGCAGGTCTTCTAGGAGAATCAATATGTAAAAAACCAGCAAATGGATCAAGTCCACTTGCTTCAATAGCTAACAAAACTTCAGAAGCTAAAAGTCCATAACAAAAATTAAGCATAATATTAACTGGATCTTCAGGATTCTCAAACTTTTTTCTTCTACCTGGAAAATCTATCCCTTCTGGTAGTAAAAGCTTAAAACCTTGCCAATATATTTTCGCAGCCTCAGCTTCAAGTCTCATAACTTCACTCCTAATAGAATTAGCATTATTTCCTTCAATATTATCTATCATTGTAGCTATATTAGAAATTGACTTAGACATTTCAAGTAATTTTTTAGATAATTCTATATTACTTCTATTTCTACTAGCTTCACGTAAAAGAGATTTTTGATTAACAACTTTAGCCCAAGCAAATCTTTTAGTAAGATAAGCACCAATAGGCAAATCTTGAGCTTTATATTGTTCTTTTCTTAATTTAATTGATCCACTAATTCTTGTACTTGAGAGTTTAGCAATTGGAAAACCTGAGCTAGAATATATTATCAAATCTACTTTATATTTAGTAAGAAGTCTCATAAGAGCAGAGGAGATGGTAGCTCCACGTGTTAATATTACAATCTGACTTATGTTTAATGGAGAAATTTCCAAAATTTTTTCATTTTTTCTTTTAACAACAATCATTTCTTTTTTAACACCAATAAATAATCCAGGTTCATTTATGATTAAACGTTTCATTATTATCACTCACAAACACTATAATATGGACAATAATCTGGACATTTTATAGGTTTGCCAGGATCTCTACCAATTGATACAATTTCATAAGCTTCATCTCTAATTTCAAGAAACTCACGTCTAAGTTCATCGCTTATAACAAAATATTTCATTCTAAAGCTAGGTACAAGTCTAGTTGGTTCTATTTGAACATATATAATAAAACCAAAATCAATTGGAATATTCTCCTCAGCCTCAATAGCTAGAGCATATCCAGTTGCAGCATATGGATGAAATTCTCTAATATCACCTGTTTTTAAATCAGCTATAGCATTGAATGGTGTATATATATCAACACTAAGTTCTCTACTTAATCCAATAAGACTACCATCAACTTTACGTTCAACAATAGGTGGAATAGCAATACTGATTATTGAATCAATATCAGAATGTGGATATTTAGATATAGTTTGATCAACTTTAGCAGCAGCTTGAACAATAAGAAATCTATAAAATGCTGATGCTTCAATTCTAAGTTTGTTTTCTTCATTTATCTTACTCGAGAATAATTTTTCAATTTCCAAAATAGCTCTATCAACAATTTCATTAGTAAGTGGAAGTAGATTTTCAATTAATTCAGATCCAGATTTAACATTTCCAGAGAAAAGCGATTTCTTAATAATAGAAAGAGTTTCACGATTAATTGTATGTAAAACAATACCTCTAGCCATTTTAATTGTAGGAGGGGGCTTAATATTTAAAACTCGTTTTAAATAAATATCTCGCATTTTTTCACAATAACGCATTGCA includes these proteins:
- the cas4 gene encoding CRISPR-associated protein Cas4 → MSEDELIHLIPVTWIKQYYFCPRIIYYLGVLGYSERLTESMIEGKEFHLLEEKKAKRRKSVAGERKEQAKSVWSRLLITSEKLGLYGIVDEVYEINNGLVIVENKFMKSPKKPYPSHVYQAVAYAMLAEEKIGKIVRKIIIKYVKDGKTFEIPLTEDLKKHVQWTVSRIKSIIEKEKLPRGNYKKCKNCGFIKICGKI
- the cas2 gene encoding CRISPR-associated endonuclease Cas2, whose product is MQTLVVYDISNDDIRLKISDTCKRFGLTRIQRSTFLGYLTSMRRKELITVLRRILGDADGNIQVFVICKADLALREVLGKPFEEYAKDELIV
- the cas1 gene encoding CRISPR-associated endonuclease Cas1, coding for MKRLIINEPGLFIGVKKEMIVVKRKNEKILEISPLNISQIVILTRGATISSALMRLLTKYKVDLIIYSSSGFPIAKLSSTRISGSIKLRKEQYKAQDLPIGAYLTKRFAWAKVVNQKSLLREASRNRSNIELSKKLLEMSKSISNIATMIDNIEGNNANSIRSEVMRLEAEAAKIYWQGFKLLLPEGIDFPGRRKKFENPEDPVNIMLNFCYGLLASEVLLAIEASGLDPFAGFLHIDSPRRPALVMDIMEEFRQPIVDRVVLRLISSIKDSKSIIEERRLKRDFRFQIVKAFSERLSETLTFHGRSLPLSSHIFLQPKRLANFILGRENNYIPFTLR
- the cas4a gene encoding type I-A CRISPR-associated protein Cas4/Csa1; protein product: MFFFDRLDLDRRFRLLRKELEIRNISNELRGWCFDSPPIEPPSRAILFGVSELAMRYCEKMRDIYLKRVLNIKPPPTIKMARGIVLHTINRETLSIIKKSLFSGNVKSGSELIENLLPLTNEIVDRAILEIEKLFSSKINEENKLRIEASAFYRFLIVQAAAKVDQTISKYPHSDIDSIISIAIPPIVERKVDGSLIGLSRELSVDIYTPFNAIADLKTGDIREFHPYAATGYALAIEAEENIPIDFGFIIYVQIEPTRLVPSFRMKYFVISDELRREFLEIRDEAYEIVSIGRDPGKPIKCPDYCPYYSVCE